In Takifugu flavidus isolate HTHZ2018 chromosome 1, ASM371156v2, whole genome shotgun sequence, the DNA window CACAAACCACAGACACTTACCAaggctctctgctctctcatcTGCCGGTCAATCTCTTCAGGGTTGCTAAATTTCTTGCCTCCGCCCTTATGGCCTTTTCTCCCTGCAACACAGCTATGAGATTTGTCACCAGCATCGCAAAATCAACTTTATATAGACTTCTTGTAACCACAGTGATAACAACAGTACAAAGAGCTGTGAAAAAATTAAGACACCATCATTTTGTCACTCAGACACATGTCATTGTATAACAGCTACAGACTTGAATACAGAGGAGTGTGGAGGACACTGACAGGCAACACTGTGGGGGTTGTAATTAAAGATCTAGCATTgtgggcagtgtgtgtgtgtgtgtgtgtgtgtgtgtgtgtgtgtgcgctagAGATATACCCATATATCCATCCATGTGCTCTATAGGAAAATGTAAATGCTGCTACAGGCACTGCTAGGACGCACACGACAAGTAGAATAGTTTATCTGTCTGGAAAATACTTTTAGAATCCCAATACCGCTGcttgattaataataataataataataatataataataataatcaccgGTGAATATTTCGCAGGACGACAGATCAAGATTAGTGAAACATGAGGCGAGCTGACCGGTCTAAGTGCACATGGTACTGACGTGTTAAGCATAAATGAGAGGAATTAGCTATTGCTGCTATTCAGGGTTTTTAATTAGATGACCCAGAAGCTTTGAACAACATGAATATAGCCCGTAGATACATTTTTCTGTATATCTACACTGGTAGAAAGACAAATGCTAACTGGTTAGCATGCTAGGTGAGCATATGCAAGTTTAATGGGAATTGGCAGTAATTTAGCTAAACACTCGCTAGTTCGAACGAAGTTTCGCTTTCGAAAAACAACACGATGTCCGAAAATAACAACTTACCGCCCCGTGGCATATTGCAAACGTTGGTTGACAGATTAACTCTGGTAGAAGTTTAAAAAAGGCGACAGTTGTAAGAAGAAAGAGCTAAAGAAGGCGCACAGCTCCTCAGTCGCCAGCACACCGGTCTCTCCCAGCCTGccttctgcgcatgcgcactatTTCACGGCACACATGTCATTCAGCGGTAACGCAACACCAATAACGCAACATTTCTGACCCCCGCAAAGCTTCTGACGGCCAGTGTTCTGCCGGACTTTGCTGCCGACCCAAATCGGCACCCTGTGGCTCTGCACATGCGCAGTACCTCAGCGGCACCGACTCTGGATGAGGAAGCCTCATCCCTTTCACATCCATATATTTTTGCTCTCTCAAATGGTTAATAAACACTTCAGATAAGGGTTAATGTATATGTCATTTTGAATATCGGCTTTGCTTTTGAATATCACGACCGGATAATTAAATAATAAGGCGCTGTTGGACTCTCATAATGTGCTACCCctaaaatattgattaaaatattgaagaaaaagaagattaTTTTGGGGTTGGGTAACGAGTGCAAATACGTGAGGCAACTATCAGTAAAAGGGGAGGTAGCCAGATTTAACAAGGCAGCAAACTGTTCATCATAGAGCTACAATGTTATATAACCAGGCATTGTTATTGCCTATAGACTGTATATATTATACTAAAGGTGTAAGTCACAATTGACATTTTCATACCTTTAAATTATAATTTTGATAGGATTGGTTTACATTTGTAGATTAAactttttttcttgtatttcagCCTGTATATAAGATTCAGTAAAGAACCACAGTAACACCTTCCATTTGTTGTGAAGTCAACACAACAGCCGTACATTTAATCTCACAAAAATAACATTCAATTGAAAATATAACCGTCGATTCATCAAACAGGTGTACAAAAGTGCCGGCATAAAATGTGTATAGAATAGTTTAATGGTGATAAAATAGGGGGACGCACATTTTGGTGACCacttaatcagattaatcagaaGCTAATCTGATaatctattttttttcaataaatacgGAATCACACTCACAGAGAGAAAATAAGTCTTTTTCCTGATGATATATTTCAGGTCCTCACAAAATGCTTCATGACATCAGATGAGATGTTCTTTATTTCTTCACTGCTCATTTTGTGCTCTGCACTCAAGCTTAACCtggtttgaatgtgttttacaCTCTCTTCCTTTGGCGTTGGCTCTTATACCTTCAACTTCTTTCACCATTTACTGATATTCCACAGACGTTTCTGTTAACTGAAAGGGAGAAACATGTCCATGAATTTAGTGTAATATCTGCTGTAGTACCATTTTCCATATTCCTGGAAGAGTTACATTCTTACCATGTCCAGGAGAGTTTCAATCTTTAGTTTCAGGAGGTTGTTCTCTTCCTCTAACTCTAAATTTCTTCTCTCAAGAGCCTGAACTTCTCTAACACCAGATTCTTGGTACAACAGGAACAAGAAAAAGAACTTACTGTCATTGCTGCTGAAGAACAATGTGTAACATTCCCTCTCGTACGCCTGCTTTGTTTACCTGTTATCCATTGTCCGTCTTCAAATTTCAGTGTCTGACCGCCTAGATATCTGACACCTAACATCGTATAAATATTGGATGGATGAACGTACTCTGAAAACACAATGTTTGTtgttgctaacattagcaaacAAGCTAATGGACCTCATTATGCCTCAAATGCCCAACATCTAGATGTAGGTTTATTACTTCTCAGAGAAGATTCTTTAGGCAATTCACGCAAACCTACAGTTGATACCTTGAAAATAAGTGTTGGAACATCGTCTCAAGTAACTCCTGCAACTCTGCACAAGCTTTCTAAGGATCTTGGGAACTTTTTCCTAGATTTTGATCATCATTAAATATGCTTATCTTtataaagaaaaagataaaaaggcACAACTTTGGTGCTTATGCAGTATATAACTAATCAGTGACTCTGACTTGACACACTTACTAATCCATGAGTCCACTGGCGTGCAGAGCAGGGGGTGAAAGCCAAATCTGATAACCTTTAGTCCTGTGACGTGGAGTTTTCCCCGCTTTCGTGATCAGAAAAATGCACTGAGCCCAAATAAGCAGTTCAGGAGAGTCAAGTCCAAAACATTTATTCCCCAAAaatagcagcacagcagaggacAAATGTGAGCAATCCCCCAGCAGCACCAAAGAACTACTGAAAAActgcttttgtctgtgttttatacCTCCACTCCCATGTTTTAAGGTTTAAAACATGGGAGTGAAGGTCCATCCCTAACACCATCTTTTACTCTAACTTTACTTAATTTGCTTTTATTGTGGATTCATCTGGCATCATCTCATCATTTTCCCCCCATATGTCCCTTCCTTCTCCAGCCTTCGTTCTATTGGTGTCTCAGATGCTTCgctctgtttctttttaaaaagggatAAATCAGGTGTCAGACTCACTGGCTCCCTTCAAGGCCAGGGGGCTGGCGAACTACCTAAAGGCCTCAGCAGAAAATACAAAGAAGAAAGAGGTGCATACGACTGAAAACTACTCAGAAGCGTTTCTGGTTTCCGGTTTCTGCTGGTACCAACTCATGTAGGGGGAATGAGAGGGCCCATGAGTTAGCAACTAGAGCATAAGGGAAGGAAGAATACAAATGAAGTGAGTTATTATTAGTAAGCCTGAGGTTATGAATGTCATCTGGGGGAAAACCAATCAAATGTGAAAAGGGATCTGGAACGGAGATCCAGAGGGAGGAATCTATTTCAAATACAAGACAGCATCAGGGTTTAGGGCTGATGTCAGGCAGGAGAAAGGACCTGGTGATAATAAGGTTAAGACTGAATAAGTCACTTGAATTGGTAGTGAAGCATCAGACAAGATTGTGTGAGAGGTGCTGAATGACAGACTTTTGAGGTGTAGGTCAGATGGGAGTGAGTGTTAGAGCTTTAAGGAAGTTTAGAGGACATAAGGTGGATCAGGAATGgtgtagctacagctagcatCTATTCCGATCACTTCTGGAGGTTTTCTCTTGCAAGTTTTACATCCCTCATCAAAGACATGTAGCGCATCTGCATCTTAAAATGTTAGCAAGAACAGgcttacacacacactatgTACATTTTGTCTTCTTTATCAATGATCAGTTAAAATATATCACACTTGTCTTCACAAATATTTTGTAATTCAAATAGCATGTTTTGATTTAATGGGTAAAATAATCACCAGTGATTATTTAGCAGGAAAATATCTTAAAACTCATGAAGCTTGAATTGAGTTAAAGGTTTGAGTGCAGTGTCAGTACCATTAACTGACCTGGAAGCACAATTAGTGAAATTAGTTATTCCTATAtcacgatgatgaagatgtttttaaagaaatgacTACAGCCCACAAGTATATTTTGTGTATTTCTACACTTTATTCCCCATTTATCCTTAATAAAAATAGTAAAAGTAACATTCAGTTGTAAATCTGACTTTCTGTTAATCAAACAGGTGTACAAAATGCTGACAAAAATGTCTATACAATAGGTTTATGGCGATTAGGCAAATATAGGGATGTGCACTTAATCAGTAACAGAATCtaattttttaataaatacaaacaGGGCCAAGACCAAAACCACATTAGTCCttgctgtaaaaaaataaactgaaatcATTTTCCTCATAATATATTTCAGTCCCTCACAAAATGACAACATACATATCAGATGTGATTTATTCACTTTTCattttatgctaagctaacaagcTGTGTATAGCACCCAGTTGTAACTTAATTTAACTCATTTTACAGTTTCTTCCTTTGGCGTTGGCTCTTTATATCTTCAACTTCTTTCTCCATTAGGTGATATTCCACAGTAGTTTCTGTTAACTGAACGGCAGAAATATGTCACTGCATTTAGTGTAATATCTGTATTACTACTTTCCATATTCCATTTATAAGACATGCTGAGAGATGCTAGTCTTACCATGTCCAGGAGAGTTTCAATCTTTAGTTTCAAGAGGttgttctcttcctccagctgtagATTTCTCTTCTTAAGGCGCTGAACTTCTCTACCAGAACTATGACCACCAGATTCTGGGAACAACAGGAACATGAACTTGCTTCATGCAGGTTCTTCATGGATGTTGTACGCCTGCTTTGTTTACCTGTTATCCATTGTCCGTCTTCAAATTTCAGTGTCTGACCGCCTAGATTCATGGCAGGAGGTCCATATTCAAGGCCCAATTCCACTTCTCTTGTTGACCGATCCAACTGACAAATCATGGTCATAACAAGTCAAAGACTCAACGATGACGACAATTCTGCTTAAAAGCCAGGAATGGTCTCAGTAACTCACAGTATGGAGACTGGACAAAGATGCAGATTTGCGAGGTGGAATCTTCTTTGGACTAAACGTGTTTCCAAAAAACGGCATCCTTAGCGACATCTTAATAATCTGTTTTAATGCAGAACAGTATCTGTATGGATGACCATACTAGGGAACCACAATGTTTGCTGTTGCTAACGGTGACTGCTGAGCTAATGGTGGCTAATACTCCTCGCTAGCTGTGAATACCTTTCCTACCTGACATTAAATTAAGATGTCCGCGGGCACAAAGATAGCTTGGTCGTTATATGGTGACTCGATCGAATCCAAAAAATACATAGACTACAAAATTAAAACGCTATCGCTTTTAGTACTGAAGCGCTCTCTGAATCTCAAAAGCATGATTGATTCTGCGCAGGCGCAGGTTCGGGCTGTCCTTTTGAAACCTCGTCTCTATGTAAGGGTTAGACGTGACTCACTGTCACAACAAGCCCCAGTGGCCTAATGGATAAGGCACTGGCCTCCTAAGCCAGGGATTGTGGGTTCGAGTCCCATCTGGGGTGAtctgctttttcattttatcCACGTAATTTGACTTTTATCACTTCACAGCCCAAATTAATTAGAATTATGGAATAGttcgactttttttttttgagaggAATGAACATTGTAATTTTTAGTTTTGCATTTCAGTTCTATAAAATGTTTAGAATAAAATATGGTTTTTACAGACTGTACAGAGACATACATTcgttttataaataaatatactcCACACACTTTATTTCCATCAGTTAAATAATATGGATCGAAATAATGGTAGGTTGAAAAAACGtcagattgtttttgtttgcaatattaattttgcacattgtCCTCTTCAATTTCTAATTATTAGCAAACTGCAAAATGTCGACCGTTTTACTCAGTTTTACTTAGTTAATTTTTCATCAATCTAGCTCATCTGTTTTGAACCGAATATTTATTTGAATAGTTTTTAATTTCATGTGCCACTTCAATCTTTATGTTTTACTTTTTACATGTTCTTAATGCAATCATAATTGTTGATTGAACCGGGCTAACTTGGAAATAATCgaacaaaacaaaagacatCCTAGTATTCTTTTTCATCATCAGGATCTATAAAAGGTAAAGTTGGCTTTGTTAATTCGAAGCAACAGTGAATATTCAAGCCCTCTTGTTTTGAAAGTACTAACCGGATGTGCTGTTGCTCAGTGACGGACTCTTCACGTGAGTGCCGCGGGTTTGGGCAGTGGGCGGAGCGTGTCGGCTCGGCGAGGCAGACGCGGCGGACGGAGACGAACGAACTTCTCCCTCCAACCTCGACAGTCCGTCTTCTGGTTCCAAATGGCAGCTACAGCGGACGACCAGCGGGGAGCCGCGGACGTCGGCGCGGCGTCGTCGCACCCCGGTTGCTACggacacaacagcaacaacaataacaacaacaataacaaagaCAACGAGGCGGGAGAGACCGCGACCTCCACCACCGCCAACGCGTCTGAATCCGGCGGGACGACGCCGCAGAACGTCGGGAACGGCTCCGTCATCAACCCGGCCGGGGGAAATAACGGAAAGTGGGTTCGGCTGAACGTCGGCGGAACCGTGTTCCTGACGACCCGGCAGACGCTTCTAAAGGAGCAAACCTCATTCCTGTACCGGCTGTGTCAACAGCAGGACCTGCATTCAGACACGGTGAGTCCGACCTTTGACTTCATACAATGGTGGATATTCCCCATAATTAGGCACCATCCAATCTGACCATCACTGTGTTTGTTCCATCTTTAACAGTCACCATTTACACATCTAACATTGTGTTTCCCGTCCAGTTTAACATGACGCCGTCTTACTAATGCAAACATGAAGACCTGTGTGGAAAATCACCAGTAACACCTACCGGGATTCCAGCAGTGGCCCATACTTGCCCTTAATCGCTGTGATCTATTCTTTTTCTAAGTCTTCTTCTAAGCTTGATTGAGCCCTTTTTGATCAAACGTGTCGTTTCATGCAGCGGCATGTTGCTGGTTCCAGTGCAGGGTGGTGAAATAACCCACGAGGCTTTTATCTGAGCATCGTGGCATCGTGAACGTAGCTGGAGTCAGATGGACGAACGCGTGCATCTTCTTGCTCTGAGAGACCTGCACGGTGGCTCCCGGTCACATGGAGCCTGAACACGCTCCCAGGCTTGAGTGGCTCataaatgatgcatttttcCTGCTCTCGGAGCAGGATAAGCAGCCGTGCCAGGATTCTCCTGCACGCCGCGGGTGTTTTGGCCTGCGTGGCCCTTTTCTACTCAATGCTGAAGAAAGAGGATTAAACCCCACCTGTGAAAGTGCCATTTGTAAGCCCCCAAAGAGGCGATTGTTTCTTAAAAGATGAGGTTGAAAACAAAGTGTATCATTCAACAACCCGCCGTTGGCTTGTGTAGACAAATTATGGGAGTTATGGGATGGTTGGCTGTTTACGATTAGCTATAAATCAGTTGTGTATAAATGGTGATGTTTACTGGCTTCTGTTTGGCACAAATGAATAATCTTGTGttcaaaaataacaattatCAGGTATATCCTGTTATTGTAACAGAATATTGGAAGTCCTGAATAGAGTTAATCTACACACGTATTCATGCAACATTAGTCACCAGGTTTCTACCCGCCGACTTAATGGATCGATAACGAAGACGCCCTGACCAGATCTGCCTTGTCAGACCTCTAATGCATGCGTACCGTTTCAGCCTGCGTCACATGACTGTGCTGAGCCACGAGGGCCCCGTGGAGAGAAAAGTCTCACATGGCCTCCAGCAGAGACGCCCCGTCAGGAGCTCCCACTGTTAATCACACATAAATGGCAGGGAAGGAGCTTCAAACGGCTCGTTCATTAAGTTCATTATAGTCTCCCCAACTAAGGGTCACGTCTCCTCTCTCGCCGTGTGTGCAGCGATCACCGTTGTATTAGCGCTTCAGGGCAAAATAACTTTGTCGACCAATTATAATCCCTCGTGTGTGATTTTGATGTTggctcagatttttttttcttttttcagcccATATGTCCTCTTTAATCCAGTCGTGCTGGCCTGATTGTGCTCTCGGGTCTGTTTTTAAACCCACAGACACGGGCCGTCTGCGCCACCtcagctgcaccccccccccccccactcacccaAAGATGCTACAATCTGCTTCTAATCCAGCCTGGGACGGCCTAATGCTGCCCAGAGCCAATTATATAATGGAGCTGCTTTAGCATCGCGGGTGTTAGCGGGTGTCACAGGGCAGGTACCGCGCACAGCACAATCGTATTAGAATAGATTTGTAATTACCATTGGGTTTCATTTATAGATAATCCCGGGGGATCACGCTGTCGTGTCTGACGGTACGACTCGTCACCCCTGAGATATAACACAATCGGAAAAGTCGGGTCATTTAGGGACGCTTGCTTCCACCTGACAGTTTTGGCGAACGTTCCAGCACAGGTCAGGACTTGTGTCATCATTTTTTCCCTGCTGTCAGGTGTTTAATATGAGCTGtgtcaagtaaacacacacacacacgcacgtacaaaTACAGACCtaggaggagagtgtgtgtgtgtgtgttagaagaAGTGAACATTAACAGATTCATGGGTGTCTCTGAACAGCCGCTGCGAAATCTGTTGTAACAGATAAGTGTTGTTGTAAAgtgtaagggtgtgtgtgtgtgtgcgtgtgtgtgctgtcacaGCTCTTTCACACTTCATTTTAGCACAGACAAACAACCACAAGTGAATAATGTGTCTGCAGACTATAAATTGCCTCTTTGTGGGGCCTTCCAGCCTGCGTCAGCGCCGCGCCGTCACGTGCACAAACAGAGACGCCGCGTCCTCGTCCTTCGTTTGGCCGCTCGGGCGTTTCCACAGCCGAACCCTGGAGAGTCATTTTTACGAGTTCTTTCCCGGGAAGAATTTGTTTCTGTCTGACTTAAACAGTCACATTTTAGCTGTATTTTCACCCCAAGTGAATTCATTTGAGGCCCAAAAACCTGTAATTAGCTGAAGCAGGAGGCCTATTAAGCCCTCTAATCAATAGTGAAGCCGGACGGGCGGCTACAGACGAACCACATCAGCAAGCAGTTGCAGGAATGTTGATGCTTAATCAactgtggtttgtttgttaCGTTATTACTAAGGAAATGTGTGGTATTTATCCGTTTATAACGGGGGTCACATATGTAGGAGAGCGCTCGCACAAGACGCTCCTGGAGGCGACGTTGTCTGGTTGAGCAAACGGGCCTAAAAAGAATCGCTGAATCGCGTGAGGTGTTTTTATTTGGCCCGCTTTGTTTCCTGTGATGCTCCACATAACGAGAACAAACCTCGGCCTCAGACCCGGCACGGGCTTTGGAAGCAGCAGGCATCAGCGCTACAGAGCGGCCGATGCTCTTTggcttccttcctctttcctcttccgTTTGATGGCCGCTCTCCGGGCGGCCGTCACGAGGGCGAGCAGAGGGCGAGCGTCGGCGCGATCCAGCTGCTGGGCGGGATGGGTCGGAGGAGGCGGGAGAGAAGTGGCGTGGAAGTGGAGcctggttttcttttaaaggcaAAGTTGTTCATTTTGCCCGGCTGCCAACAGGGCGGCGCAGTAACGCCAGAGCGCCGCCTGGATCCCGTCTGCGTTGGCGGCGCTCCGCTCGCGGGCTGGAAATCGCCCGTCTGTGTTGTCGTCAACGCGGcggagagattttttttattttatttatttgttctaaaaatattcaGAGTACAGAAGAGGTCAGTTGTTCTGGGGGAAAAGACGGTGGTTTGTAAC includes these proteins:
- the cby1 gene encoding protein chibby homolog 1, with protein sequence MSLRMPFFGNTFSPKKIPPRKSASLSSLHTLDRSTREVELGLEYGPPAMNLGGQTLKFEDGQWITESGGHSSGREVQRLKKRNLQLEEENNLLKLKIETLLDMLTETTVEYHLMEKEVEDIKSQRQRKKL